In the Arthrobacter sp. CDRTa11 genome, TCGTCCGGAGCTCCTCAATATCGGAGGCTGCCGGCCCCGGCACCTGCAGGGTGCCGGTGCCGCCGCCGTCGGCCGTGAAAGTGTACGTGCCGGGGCCCGTGAATGGCCGAGGTTCTGAGGAAGCGGTCGCCGCACCCGTGGGAACCGGTGATGCGTGTTGCGTGGCGTCCACAGTGGATCCGCCATCGCAGCCCGTAAGTGCGATGAGCAGCGCCGACCCAGCCAAAGCAAGACGAGCTTTCACTGATCTGCCTTTCAGATACGTCAAGGCGCGCGCACCACCAGGAGGTGTAGCTAAATCCTCGATATAAAAAAGTCTAGAACAGGGCCTTATCAGAAACACGCGTCCCTCCATTCCCACACTCTAAGGGGCATCCAGGACGTGAATCTGCTCACTAACCCGGATTTTTCGGGCCACATTTGACGAAGGCCAAACCGATATGGCACGCGCGCGCGATTGCGGTATGTAAGCGCTTGCATTTGTTCACGCTCACATCAATTTTGGCCCTCCGAAACCCAGGTTTGAAAGGCCGGCGGAGGCTGCATAACGTGGAGGCAGGCCAGGAAAGCAGTACCACCTGGACCACATTGCGGGGCCCTACCCATGCCCCCAACCCCTCGACACAACGGCGTCCTCGATGACGCCTGCCGTGTTGTCGGGTCCGCCGGAGTTTCAAGGGCCAGGGCACCTGCCCGTCTTCCACGAATAGTTACAACTCCGCGAGAAGAGCAAACATGCACAAGCACCCCAATTCACCCCGGATGCTGCGGTGGCGTTCTGCCGCCGCAGCTCTGGCGGCGGCCGTTGCCGCGTCGGCCTTCCTGGCCGTTCCGTCGGCCCAGGCCAACGAACCATCTGATCCGCCGGCCACACAGCAGATGCCGGCCCCGACCCCCGGCTTCCCGCTCCCCACGACGCACACACAGCAGGCCCATGATCCGGCGTCGGACTTCACCGCAAAGTGGACCCGCGCGGACGCCAAGCAGATCATGGCCCAGAGCGATTCCACCGTGGCTCCCGGCCAAAACTCCATGAGCCCGGACGTCACCATGCCGGAGATCCCCGAGGATTTCCCCACCATGAACGAGGACGTCTGGGTCTGGGACACCTGGTCCCTGACCGACGAGCACGCAAACCAGATCAGCTACAAAGGCTGGGACGTCATCTTCGCGCTCGTGGCGGACCGTCACGCCGGCTACGGCTTTGACCAGCGCCACTGGAACGCCCGGATCGGCTACTTCTTCCGCAAGACCAATGCAGACCCCGCCACTGACAAGTGGAACTACGGCGGCCACATGTTTGCCGAGGGTGCCTCCATCGGCAACACCGAATGGTCAGGGTCCACCCGGCTGATGCAGGGTGACCAGGTCAACGTCTTCTACACGGCAACCACCTTCTACGACGTGGCCGAGCGCAACGCAGGCGGCGGCGGAATCGCCCCCGATGCGGCCATCGCCAAGGCGCTGGGCAGCATCCACGCCGACAAGAACGGCGTTACCTTCGACGGCTTCGAGCACACCAAACTGCTGGAACCCGAGGGCAAGATGTACCAGACAAAGGAACAGAACCCGGGTTTCGCCTTCCGTGATCCCTACACCTTCGCGGACCCGGCGCACCCCGGCAAGACCTTTATGGTCTTCGAAGGCAACACCGGCGGCACCCGCGGCGAATACCGCTGCGAGCAGGAGGACCTGGGTTACCAGCCGGGCGATCCGAACGCTGAAAGCCTGGAGCAGGTCAACAACACCGGCGCCTGGTTCCAGACTGCCAACGTGGGCCTTGCTGTGGCCGAGAACAAGGACCTGACCAAGTGGTCCTTCCTGCCGCCCATCCTGTCGGCCAACTGCGTCAACGACCAGACCGAACGCCCGCAGATCTTCATCCAGAACGAAAATGGCAAGAACAAGTACTACCTGTTCACCATCAGCCACCAGTTCACCTACGCTGCCGGAATGCGCGGCCCCGACGGCGTCTACGGCTTTGTGGGCGACGGCATCCGCTCCGACTACCAGCCGATGAACAACAGCGGCCTGGCCCTGGGTTCCCCGACCGACCTGAACATGCCGGCCAACGCCCCGGAAGGTCCTAACCCGCTCCAGAACGGCCGCCAGTTCCAGGCCTACTCGCACTACGTGCAGCCCGGTGGCCTGGTGCAGTCCTTCATCGACAACGTGAACGGTGTCCGTGGTGGATCGCTGTCACCCACCGTGAAAATCAACTTCCGCGACGGTATCTCGCAGGTTGACCGCACGTTCGGCCAGAACGGCCTCGGCCCGTTCGGCTACCTGCCCACTAACCTCAACGTAGGCGGTGCCGGCCACTACAAGTGACCGGCAAGCTCGGTGGCCAGCGCCCTGACGGGGCGCATTGGATAATGCCTTGAGTAAATGGGGACGTCCGCGACTTTGCGCGGGCGTCCCCATGTTCGTCTTCAGCTATGACAGGTCTTCCGCTCTTAACGGAAGGACCTGTCATTCGGAGTTGCGGTGGATTCGACGCACGTTGTCACATGCAGGGGATAGGGTTGGGATCAACAGAAGGGGGAGTGCCTGATGGAATACCAGAACCCACAACCCGATGCGGTTGTCCGTAACCACGCCGCCGCAAGTCCTGCGCAGCCACCGGTTCCGGGCCACGGCCGCACCGTCATCTCTGAAACTGCCGTTGCCAAGGTCGCCGGCATTGCCGCCCGCGCCATACCCGGTGTCTACTCGCTGGGTTCCGGGTCCTCCCGTGCGCTCGGCGCCATCCGGGACGCCGTTGGCAGCTCGGACCATGCTGCAGGCGTCCACGCAGAGGTGGGCGAGACGCAGGTGGCAGTGGACATCAACCTGGTTGCCACCTATGGCACGCCCCTGCATTCGCTGGCAGATCAGGTCAGGTCTGCCGTTTACCGGGCCGTCGAAGAGCTGGTGGGACTTCAGGTCATTGAGGTAAACGTTGAAATCACGGACGTTTATGTGGCGCCGCCGGTGAAATCCCCAGCTGGGACCGGAACCGCCGGGGCAGTGGGCACCACCGAAAGAGAGGGACTCCTGTGAACCTGACCGTCGTGGGAATCGCCATTGGCGCCTTCGTAGCCTTTATGTCCTTTGAGTTCGGGCTTTGGGGCTTCCTGGTTTCGCTGCTCTTTATGGCTATTGGTGCCCTGCTGGGCCGCGCCGCCGAAGGGAAACTGGATCTTCGCGGCGTCCTGGATGCCATCACCGGCCGGCGCTCCTCGTCATGAGCTCGCCGGCACCGGCCTTACCCGGGCAGGTATTGAACGGCCATAACCGCATCAGCACTCAAGCCCTGACCAGCCTTGCCAAGGCAGCGGCCGCTGATGCGCTGGGCGTGGACGCCCAGGATATCCGGGCAGACTGGTCCGACGACGACGGCCTGCTTGCGCTGTCTCTCGTCGCACCTATCAAAATCCCGCCGCTCAAGGCAGTGGCACGGGACCCCGGCCGCGTGGCCGCCTTCGGAGGAACCATCAGGGACCGGGCAGTCACGGCCAAGGCGCAGATCCTGGCAACTGTAGCCGCCCTCAGTGGCGCCAGCCTGAGCAGGGTGGACATTCGGATCAGCGGTGCCCGGATCAGCGAAGGAGGCCGCGTCCAGTGAGGCAGGGGCAGGATGACCTGGTGTCAGTGAACTTACGGCCACGTCGGCAGGACAGGGAGAACCCGGGCGCAGAAGAACAGGGGCCGGATATGCGGCGGATCCTGCACCGCGAGACCCATTCATCCCGTGCAGCAGTTGCCACGCTGGCTGCCGTCCTGGTGATGGTGCTGGCTGCCTATGGCCTTCTCGAGGCTGCGGTGCACGCTATTGGGCAGCCGGCGTGGCTGATCGAACCCCAGTTGGCTGCGGAGCGCATCGTGGCGCTGCCGGCTGGACTGCCGCCCTTGCTGCTCGGCGCCCTGGGGGCAGTCCTTGCGATGGTGGGGCTGTTTTTCTTCCTCAACGCTGTTCTTCCCGGCAGGCGTGCCAGGCATGTGCTGGTCGGCCCCGGCCCGGATCCGGAAAACACGCCGGCAGTGGTGGTGGATGATGAGGTCATTGCTTCAGCGCTTGCCCGCAGCGCCCGGCTCGCCGCGAACGTTACGCCCGAGCAGGTCATGGTGGTGGTCTCCAGGCGCCAGGTCATCGTGAATGTCCGGCCCACGTCAGGGGTGCCCGTGGATGAAACCGCCGTCCTCGCCGCAGTTCAGGAAGAACTTGGCCAAATGGCACTGGTTCCGTCACCTGAGGTGCAGGTCAATGTCGCCACATCGGGGGTGATTGGCGCATGAACAGTACACCCGCGCTGCTCAACCGGATCCTGATAGGCATCCTGGGTGCTATGTTGCTGGCTGTTGGCCTGCTGCTGATTCTGCTGGCTACGGTTCCCGCAGTAGCAACGTGGTGGCATTCGTGGTCCGGCTCAGCCTGGAACGGAATCAGACAGGCATTCGACAGCACCCGGTTCCCCGGCAGGCCGGAAAGCTGGTTATGGATCCTGGTCGCGTTTGCCCTGTTGGTGCTGATTGGGCTCATGGTTGCCTGGATTGCCCAGCAGGGAAAGGGCCGGAGCAACCTGCTGGTCTCCGAATACGACCCCGGTACGGTACCCGGTGACGTGCGGATTGGCGGAGGTGTGGCCGAGCAGGCCCTGAAGCAAGCTCTCGCCGGGCGCGCGGACCTGGCCGGTGCCACAGTGACAACCTACGACGTTCAGGGCAGCCCCGCCCTGAAGGTCAGGCTGCAGCCACGTCAGGGAGTGGCGCCCCACCTCCTGGCAGCCGAAGTGGTTTCCCTGGTGGATGCCCTGGATGCCGTGGTGGGCAAACGAACCCCCGTTCTGATCCACATTGGCGCCGGCGCCCGGACACGCTTCAGCCGGGCCGAGCGCGTCCGCTGACCTCCGCTGCACTTCGCTTGCCCGCATTACCGGCCGTTGCAGGCTTTGTCATGTCAACGTGACCCCGTGACCTGCTCCTGGCGCGGATGTTGCAAAGGGCGGGAGCTGTGGCCGTAGTGTGAGGCGGGGGACACCTGATCTTCCCGATGCCGGACACTGTCCGTCGCCGGGGACCACCGTCCGGACTAAATTGCCCGGGGAACCAAGGAGAACACCATGAGCGAAGAAGTAACTGGCAGCGGATCAGCCAAAGACGGAGTGGAAGGTGCGGCCGTCAAGGCCAAGGAAGTGGTGGGCGAAGCCGCGGAAAACGTCAAGGAGTTTGCGGGCGAGGCTACCGGGAAGGCCAAGGAGTTCGCTGGCGAGGCCACCGAAAACGTCAAGGAGTTCGCTGGCGAGGCTACCGTGAAGGCAAAGGAATTCTTTGCCGGCGACGTGGCTGAGAACGCGAAGGAACTGGCCGGTGATGTTACCGGGAGTGCCAAGGAACTAGCCAGTGATGTTGCTGAAGGCGCCAAGGGTCTCGGCGCACGGATCGCCGGGCTGTTCAAGGCCGGCAAGTAGACCGGGCTTCCTGCCCAGGCTTGTCTAATTGGCAAGTCTGTTTAATAGATGACGCCGCGCTCCGGACGGGGCGCGGCGTCATCTGTGTGAATCTCAGTCCGCCAGCAGGTATACCGTGCAGTCTGGCTGCACCTTGGTGAGGCCTGCGGCTGCCTGGGAAGCCGGGCCGCTGGACAGTGCCGGTGAGTAGCCGGCCGGAACAGGGACCGGCCCTTCGCCGAGGTTGCAGATCACCAGGAGGCCGCCATTGTGGAAGGCCAACACGCCCTCAGCCGGCCGGTGGATGTCCGCCCACCGGAACCTTCCCGTCCCCAGATTATGGGCGGCGCGCAGTGCCAGCGCCGAACGGTAGAGCTCCAGCGTAGACCCTGCTACACCTTCCTGCCTGTCGGCAGCCAGCTCACCGAAAGACTCGGGCTGCGGGAGCCATGGGGCCGCCGGGCGGTCCGGACCGCCGACGCTGGGGGCGGGGCCGCCGTCGTCTGGAGTGCCGCCGTCGTGCCTTACAGCACCGGTGACCATGTCGGAGAAGCCGTAACCGGGCTCGTCCGCTTTCCACGGAAGCGGAACGCGGCAGCCGTCCCTGCCGGTTTCCACGCCCTTTGTGCGGAAGAACGTGGGATCCTGGCGGGCATCGTCCGGAAGGGTGGTGTGCTCGGGAAGGCCAAGTTCCTCGCCCTGATAGATGTAGGCGGAGCCCGGCAGGGCAAACATCACCAAAGTGGCGGCGCGGGCGCGTGCCAGGCCGCGGGCAGCGTCCGGCTGCTCGTCCCCGCCCGCGATCCCGTTAGGGAATATGGTGGGGTCCTTCAGGCCGAAGCGGCTGGCATGACGGACGGTGTCGTGGTTGCTCAGGACCCAGGTTGAGGGTGCCTCCACGGAAGCGGCCGCCTTCAGCGACGCGTCGATGGCATTGGCCATACGCTGGGCATTCCACCCGGCCAAGAGGAAATCGAAGTTGAACGCCTGCTGCATTTCGTCCTTGCGGATGTACCGGGCCAGACGTTCTGCCGGCTCCACCCAGGCTTCGGCTACCAGCATCCGGTCCCCGCCATAGGATGCCAGCAGCCGGTTCCAGTCACGGTAGATGTCGTGGACCCCGTCCTGGTCAAAGAACGGCGACGGCGGATACAGCGGCGACCTTGCCCGGTGTGGTTCCTCGGCGTCGGTGTGGGCCCCGGGCGCTTCGCCCGTGGTGCGACGGGGATCCGGGGCAGCCGCGGAGGTACCCTCCACCATGGCCGCCACCCCATCCCAGTCCGGAAGGCCCTCTGCCTTAACCATTCCGTGCGCAACGTCCACCCGGAAACCGTCAACGCCGCGGTCAAGCCAGAAACGCATGACAGAGCGCATCTCCTCCCGGACCTCGGGATTGTCCCAGTTCAGGTCCGGCTGTTTGGTGTCAAACAGATGGAGGTACCACTCTCCCGGGCTGCCGTCGGCCTCGGTGACCCGGCTCCACGCGGGGCCGCCAAAGATGGACCTCCAATTGTTTGGGGCGACGTTTCCGTCGCCGGACCCGGGAACCCTGTCCCGCCCCGGGCGGAAGATGTAACGGTCCCGCTCCCTCGATCCCGGGCCGGCCGCAAGGGCCTCCTGGAACCACACGTGTTCGTCAGAGGTGTGGTTCGGGACCAGGTCCACAATAACTTTCAGTCCCAGGCTGTGAGCCTTCTGCAACATGGTGTCAAAGTCAGCAAGAGTCCCGAAAAGGGGATCCACCTCGCGGTAGTCCGCCACGTCATAACCTGCATCAGCCTGTGGGGATTTATAGAACGGTGAAAGCCAGATGGCGTTGACGCCAAGACGCTGAAGATAGGGCAAATGCACCGTAACTCCGGGCAGATCGCCCATCCCGTCGCCATTGGAGTCAGCGAAGGAACGCGGGTAGATCTGGTAGACGACAGCACTCGCCCACCACGATCCTAACGTGGAATCCGGGGCGGGAACGTCTGTGTGGACCATTTGGTTCCTCTCATGTAACTATTTGATGTAAACGCTTGCATTTCTCACGGCAACGTTACTAGTGTGATGGTCACCACATCAAGCGCACTGTCGACATACTTGTCACTCAGCGAGGAGCTTCAAGCAAATGAAAACCCGTAAATTCTTATTCCCGGCAGCTACTGCCGGCATCCTGGCCCTGACCCTTTCCGCCTGTGCGGGCGGCGGCGGCGGGGGGACCACGGGCGGTGGTGGCGGCGACGCCGATAAAGGCCTTGACGGCCGCGGCCCCATCACCTATGTGCAGGGCAAGGACAACAGCAACGTTGTGCGTCCCCTGATTGAAAAGTGGAACGCTTCCCACCCTGATGAACAGGTCACCTTCAAGGAGCAGACCGACCAGGCCGACCAGCAGCACGATGATCTGGTCCAGAACTTCCAGGCCAAGAACGCTGATTACGACGTCGCTGCCGTTGACCTGGTCTGGACGGCCGAATTTGCGGCGAAGGGCTGGCTGCAGCCCCTCAAGGACAAGATGGCAATCGACACGTCCAAGATGCTGAAGTCCACCGTTGAAGGCGCCTCCTACAACGGAACCCTCTACGCTGCACCGCAGAACTCCGACGGCGGCATCCTGTACTACCGCAAGGACCTGGTTGCCACGCCTCCCAAGACCTGGGACGAAATGATGGAGATGTGCTCCATCGCCAAGGCCAACAACATCGGCTGCTACTCCGGACAGTTCAAGCAGTATGAAGGCCTGACCGTCAACGCGTCGGAGGCCATCAACTCGTTCGGCGGTTCCGTCCTGAACGACCAGGGCAAGCCCAACCTGAACACTCCGGAAGCCAAGGAAGGCCTCGAGAACCTGACGGAAGCCTTCAAGAACGGCAACATTCCGGCAGAAGCCATCACCTACCAGGAAGAGGAAAGCCGCCGTGCCTTCCAGTCCGGGCAGCTGCTGTTCCACCGCAACTGGCCGTACGTCTACAACCTGGCCACCACTGAGGCTTCCTCCGCCGTGAAGGACAAGCTGGGAATGGCAGCCCTCCCGGGCAAGGACGGCCCCGGTGCTTCGTCACTGGGTGGCCACAACGTTGGTGTGAGCGTCTACTCCGAGAACAAGGCCACGGCGCTGGACTTCCTGAAGTTCATCACGTCCGAGGAAACCCAGAAGTTCTACGCCACCCAGGGTTCCCTGGCTCCGGTGCTGACTGCCCTGTATGACGATCAGGAACTGGTGGCCAAGCTGCCGTACCTGCCCGTCCTGAAGACCTCGATCGAGAATGCAGTTCCGCGTCCGGTCACGCCGTTCTACCCGGCCGTTACCGAAGCCATCCAGGTCAACGCCTACGCCGCGCTGAAGGGTGAGAAGACTGCGGAACAGGCTCTTGCCGATATGCAGAAGTCCATCGAGTCCGCCGGCGCAGGATCGTAGCTTAGCCATGGCAACCGAATTGGGCCCGACGCCGGTCAAAAAGCCGGCGTCGGGCGGTCCCGAGATTCACCATGGGCCCAAGGGCGTAGGTGAAGACAACAAGATCCTGAGCCAGGGCAAGTGGGCATCATGGCTGTTGGCTCCCACCATCATCGCCCTGGGCGTGGTGATCATTTACCCGATCATCAGCGCCATTGTGATGTCCGTGCAGAAGGACGCAGGCCTTGATCCGGCCACCGGGCTGTTCGTTCAGGGCGGTAACGCCGGGCTGCAGAACTACATCAACTGGCTTGCCCAGCAGTGCTCCACCGCCGGAGGCGGTACCGTGGCTTGCCCGCCGGGCACCCTGGGCTCGCAGTTCTGGACAGCTACCGGCACAACGTTTTTCTTCACCATTGTCACCGTGACGCTGGAAACCGTGCTGGGCTTCTGGATGGCCATGATCATGGCGCGGACGTTCAAGGGCCGCAGCCTGATCCGTGCCGCAGTCCTGGTTCCGTGGGCAATCCCCACTGCCGTGACCGCGCAGCTGTGGCTCTTCATCTTCGATTTCCAGGGCATCGCCAACAAGCTGTTCAATGCTTCCATTCTGTGGACGGGCAGCGAGTGGCCGGCCAAATGGGCAATCATCATCGCCGATACCTGGAAGACCACGCCGTTTATGGCCCTCCTGATCCTTGCCGGGCTCCAGATGATCCCGGCGGAGGTCTACGAGGCCGCCAAGGTGGACGGCGCCTCTGCCTGGCAGCGGTTCCGGATGATCACCCTGCCGCTGGTAAAGCCTGCGCTGATGGTGGCAATCCTGTTCCGTACCTTGGACGCGCTGCGTATGTTCGACCTTCCCTACATCCTCACCGAAGGCGCGAACAACACCACAACGCTCTCCATTCTGGTGATCAACCAGATCCGGCAAGGGTTTAATTCGGCGGCAGCGCTGTCAACTATCACCTTCATCATCATCTTTCTGGTCGCTTTTATCTTCGTCAGGTTCCTGGGCGCGAACGTGGTCGAACAAAGCGGCGCCACCGGTAAGGGGAAGAAATGACCACGGCAACAGCAGCCTCGGACCTGCGGGCGCGGCAGGACAAGGGGCGCAAGACGGCCCAGAACCGCGAGAAGTGGGCCCAGGCGCGCACGTATATCAGCGCCGCCGTCATCCTGATCTGGTGCCTGGCACCTGCCTACTGGATGGTGGTGACCGCGTTCCGCGAGGTGGCCTTCACCTACGACACCTCGATCCTGCCCACCCACGTGACGATGGACAACTTCGTCACTGCCTTCGACACGTCCTTCGGCAACAGGTTCGGCCAGGCACTGCTGAACAGTATTTTCATCGGTGTGATGGTGACCGGAATTTCGCTGTTGATCGGCGTCTTTGCCGCCTACGCACTGGCCAGGCTGAACTTCAGGTTCAAGTACCTGGTACTGGGCTTCATCCTCGGAGCTTCCATGTTCCCGGGCGTTGCCCTCATCACCCCGCTCTTCCAGCTCTTCACCAACATCGGCTGGATGGGCTCGTACCAGGCACTGATCATTCCGAACATCTCGTTTGTCCTGCCGCTGACCGTTTACACCATGACATCCTTCTTCCGCGAAATGCCGTGGGAGCTCGAGGAATCTGCCCGGGTGGACGGCTGCACGCAGGGCCAGGCGTTCCGGAAAGTCATCATGCCGCTGGCCGCTCCGGCAATCTTCACCACGGCGATCCTGGCCTTCATCTCCTCCTGGAATGAATTCCTGATTGCCAGCCAGCTGTCCAACGACGCCACCCAGCCAGTGACCGTCGCCATCGCCAACTTTGCCGGGGCCCAGCCCCAGCAGATTCCGTACACGGCGATCATGGCTGCCGGCACCATCGTTACCATTCCCTTGGTGATCCTGGTGCTGGTCTTCCAGCGCAAGATCGTGGCCGGCCTGACAGCGGGTGCAGTCAAGTGACAGGAGAAGCTTCCCACCCCCGGAAGTCCGTCAGGGCGGGAAGTGAACGCCGGAGGGCGCGGTCCGGTGAGGACTTTGACATCATCATCGGATTCCTCGGCTTTTGGGCCGTAGTCCTGCTGGTGGTCACTGTCTGGATGGAAGTGACAGGGCAGCCGGCACTCGGCTGGGCATTGGGCCTCCTGGCCAGCCTGTTGGCGATCTACGGGATGGTGCGGCTCCGCCGTCGGCTTCCGGCCAGGCGGTAGCCACAGCCAGCCGGCCAGCAGGCCAACCGTCCTGTCGGTAGTACACCCGCTGGCGCCGCGCTCTCCGTTGGGGGAGGGCGGCGCCAGCAGTTTTCCTCCCGCAGGTAACACTGCGACGTAGGGGGACGCGCAAAATACTATGACTTGGGGGTATCTGGGCATTACGGATGCCCACCGGGCCGATAAGGGGACACCGTGGCACGCATTACTGAAAGGTCCCAACGGGGAGGCCACAGCGGCGTCAGCATTGAGGATGTCGCTGCTGCCGCGGGCGTATCCACCGCCACCGTGTCCAGGGCCGTCCGGGGACTGCCCCGGGTATCACCGGCCACCCGGGAGAAGATCCTGGAAGTGGCCGGCGCCTTGGGTTACGTGGCTTCGTCGTCGGCTTCCGGGCTTGCCACCGGGCGCACCAAAACCATCGGTGTACTGGCTCCCTTTGTGAGCCGCTGGTTCTTCTCCAAGGCCATCGAGGGAGCGGACCGCGAACTCCATGCGCGCCACTACAACCTGTCGCTGTTCAACCTGGG is a window encoding:
- a CDS encoding ABC transporter substrate-binding protein, with the translated sequence MKTRKFLFPAATAGILALTLSACAGGGGGGTTGGGGGDADKGLDGRGPITYVQGKDNSNVVRPLIEKWNASHPDEQVTFKEQTDQADQQHDDLVQNFQAKNADYDVAAVDLVWTAEFAAKGWLQPLKDKMAIDTSKMLKSTVEGASYNGTLYAAPQNSDGGILYYRKDLVATPPKTWDEMMEMCSIAKANNIGCYSGQFKQYEGLTVNASEAINSFGGSVLNDQGKPNLNTPEAKEGLENLTEAFKNGNIPAEAITYQEEESRRAFQSGQLLFHRNWPYVYNLATTEASSAVKDKLGMAALPGKDGPGASSLGGHNVGVSVYSENKATALDFLKFITSEETQKFYATQGSLAPVLTALYDDQELVAKLPYLPVLKTSIENAVPRPVTPFYPAVTEAIQVNAYAALKGEKTAEQALADMQKSIESAGAGS
- a CDS encoding carbohydrate ABC transporter permease; amino-acid sequence: MATELGPTPVKKPASGGPEIHHGPKGVGEDNKILSQGKWASWLLAPTIIALGVVIIYPIISAIVMSVQKDAGLDPATGLFVQGGNAGLQNYINWLAQQCSTAGGGTVACPPGTLGSQFWTATGTTFFFTIVTVTLETVLGFWMAMIMARTFKGRSLIRAAVLVPWAIPTAVTAQLWLFIFDFQGIANKLFNASILWTGSEWPAKWAIIIADTWKTTPFMALLILAGLQMIPAEVYEAAKVDGASAWQRFRMITLPLVKPALMVAILFRTLDALRMFDLPYILTEGANNTTTLSILVINQIRQGFNSAAALSTITFIIIFLVAFIFVRFLGANVVEQSGATGKGKK
- a CDS encoding Asp23/Gls24 family envelope stress response protein, with the translated sequence MEYQNPQPDAVVRNHAAASPAQPPVPGHGRTVISETAVAKVAGIAARAIPGVYSLGSGSSRALGAIRDAVGSSDHAAGVHAEVGETQVAVDINLVATYGTPLHSLADQVRSAVYRAVEELVGLQVIEVNVEITDVYVAPPVKSPAGTGTAGAVGTTEREGLL
- a CDS encoding glycoside hydrolase family 68 protein, with the translated sequence MHKHPNSPRMLRWRSAAAALAAAVAASAFLAVPSAQANEPSDPPATQQMPAPTPGFPLPTTHTQQAHDPASDFTAKWTRADAKQIMAQSDSTVAPGQNSMSPDVTMPEIPEDFPTMNEDVWVWDTWSLTDEHANQISYKGWDVIFALVADRHAGYGFDQRHWNARIGYFFRKTNADPATDKWNYGGHMFAEGASIGNTEWSGSTRLMQGDQVNVFYTATTFYDVAERNAGGGGIAPDAAIAKALGSIHADKNGVTFDGFEHTKLLEPEGKMYQTKEQNPGFAFRDPYTFADPAHPGKTFMVFEGNTGGTRGEYRCEQEDLGYQPGDPNAESLEQVNNTGAWFQTANVGLAVAENKDLTKWSFLPPILSANCVNDQTERPQIFIQNENGKNKYYLFTISHQFTYAAGMRGPDGVYGFVGDGIRSDYQPMNNSGLALGSPTDLNMPANAPEGPNPLQNGRQFQAYSHYVQPGGLVQSFIDNVNGVRGGSLSPTVKINFRDGISQVDRTFGQNGLGPFGYLPTNLNVGGAGHYK
- a CDS encoding glycoside hydrolase family 13 protein, which gives rise to MVHTDVPAPDSTLGSWWASAVVYQIYPRSFADSNGDGMGDLPGVTVHLPYLQRLGVNAIWLSPFYKSPQADAGYDVADYREVDPLFGTLADFDTMLQKAHSLGLKVIVDLVPNHTSDEHVWFQEALAAGPGSRERDRYIFRPGRDRVPGSGDGNVAPNNWRSIFGGPAWSRVTEADGSPGEWYLHLFDTKQPDLNWDNPEVREEMRSVMRFWLDRGVDGFRVDVAHGMVKAEGLPDWDGVAAMVEGTSAAAPDPRRTTGEAPGAHTDAEEPHRARSPLYPPSPFFDQDGVHDIYRDWNRLLASYGGDRMLVAEAWVEPAERLARYIRKDEMQQAFNFDFLLAGWNAQRMANAIDASLKAAASVEAPSTWVLSNHDTVRHASRFGLKDPTIFPNGIAGGDEQPDAARGLARARAATLVMFALPGSAYIYQGEELGLPEHTTLPDDARQDPTFFRTKGVETGRDGCRVPLPWKADEPGYGFSDMVTGAVRHDGGTPDDGGPAPSVGGPDRPAAPWLPQPESFGELAADRQEGVAGSTLELYRSALALRAAHNLGTGRFRWADIHRPAEGVLAFHNGGLLVICNLGEGPVPVPAGYSPALSSGPASQAAAGLTKVQPDCTVYLLAD
- a CDS encoding DUF6286 domain-containing protein; amino-acid sequence: MRRILHRETHSSRAAVATLAAVLVMVLAAYGLLEAAVHAIGQPAWLIEPQLAAERIVALPAGLPPLLLGALGAVLAMVGLFFFLNAVLPGRRARHVLVGPGPDPENTPAVVVDDEVIASALARSARLAANVTPEQVMVVVSRRQVIVNVRPTSGVPVDETAVLAAVQEELGQMALVPSPEVQVNVATSGVIGA
- a CDS encoding carbohydrate ABC transporter permease, translating into MTTATAASDLRARQDKGRKTAQNREKWAQARTYISAAVILIWCLAPAYWMVVTAFREVAFTYDTSILPTHVTMDNFVTAFDTSFGNRFGQALLNSIFIGVMVTGISLLIGVFAAYALARLNFRFKYLVLGFILGASMFPGVALITPLFQLFTNIGWMGSYQALIIPNISFVLPLTVYTMTSFFREMPWELEESARVDGCTQGQAFRKVIMPLAAPAIFTTAILAFISSWNEFLIASQLSNDATQPVTVAIANFAGAQPQQIPYTAIMAAGTIVTIPLVILVLVFQRKIVAGLTAGAVK